GGcgtagaattttttttaacgaagaATTCTTTCATAGAAAATGATAAGTGAAAAGGTTGTGATGCGACGGCGATCTACGAAGTTTTATCATATCATATAAaacctaaattataatttttttttcaaaattttatcaccttttcttttcactcttttcattaaattattgaataaagattattcttttatacaattatatatcaaaaaagcAATTTGTTTACTTCGCTAGCAGCTACTGTTATTAATCCAGTCGCAACAATTATgcaacttttaattattacttcttaatatcttataaaatttaatcaagaAAATTCTGATTGTATGATCctgatataattttaattacgatcatgaatatttttatcaatatttaccaaattcaATAGTTGAAGATTTATTGAATACTGAgcaatttgatataaatacaCGAAATAACGAAACATCATTATCTCCAcaacaaaaattaaacctTGAAGAAAGCTTTTATATAAAGCTTTATTTACGTATTTCACAAGGAACAGAtgaaattataatgtaaaCAGTACATTATGGTGCGTTTatccatttattaattattaaattatttcagtttctatgaattttaaaatataaaatatttctctCCTACACCATActtcattcatttatttcaaaCTTTACTTTCCCTACTATATCTCTTAACTCCTTCACCTCTTCCTTCATTATTACCTAGAATTACCTAGAATTACTTAGTCAACTCTTATGttaaaggaaataatatagaattatttCATGTTCTATCAAGCAGTCCTTTATTAATGAtcctcaaaaaataattttaaaaaaatttgtaccTCTTCCACCTCGTCCTAAATCAATTCACGAAGATCTATAAAGGATGGTTATAAAAATAGTCGTCAATTTAATGTCGTGGTTAGAGCCATATCGTACATCTGATTTCGAAATTTGAAGTGATGTAAACGATCTCGCTATGCAAGATgccttttgattttatttcttccTGATCTACCAACTAATTCGGTAATTCCTGACGTAAATTCTGTATTTGATCGTTTATATCAACTTGGATTTCAATTAACTAGAACTATTATGTAGGGAGCATTTCATTGTTTGAACATAGAAGGAGCGTTGTATAATGATACAACGGCAGAGACTTGATCAGACTTGCCATATGCAAAGTCCCgtgattaaaattatgatcGTAGTTTGTCTaagtaaaaaaacatttaatttatcaaaataaattttttaacaatcaaaagtataattataaaaaaaacttacttttTCTTTGAATAAGGAATAGCTTCTTTGGTTTTTATTTCGTCTTTCtaagatcataaaaaaaatattttatcataatcaGTAAAATTTGTAAGTAAACGTAACAGCATTACAAACAAGTTCCATGCAGTTTCtcgaaaaattataaaagatggcttactttattttactattaaattaaaaaaaaaatggggcAAAGGGaaaagtaaaaagaataaaatatgtCAACTGTTGCTTCAGTTGTTAGCCACAAATCAAagatttaatgaataaaattaatcggTAATTTTAATCTCCTTACAATAGACCCAAAAGCCCCCCAGACAGCGGTTTCCACGGTGATCTACTCGACCGCCAAATTAGACGATGTTCGCCTGCCATTTTACAAAGTACTGACAGATATTCTACAGGCTTTGTAAATCATCTATTTCACGATCATTGTGTAAATCATTGATATCCACATAATTAAGCCCATACCTAACGTCAATCAGTTGATTtcgtttttttcaaaaaaaaattaagctttcgTTAGGCTAGCAATTTATCTTCACCAATTTTTACGAATGCAGGgcttaataattaatgaaaatttcgtGATTAGAGGAAATATTATCAGCTggttttagtaataataattattttcaaaaactttccgcaaaatcttaattataaaaattcgtaCCTCTTCTACCCGTTCTAGACCTACGAAGATACcatagattttaattattataatctcaTCCGTTCCttatactgtaaataaagCTTTATATAGACTTCAAGGCTTAATTTTTGTTGTGGAGATAATGGCGTTTCGTTATTTCGTAGTAATTAGCAAACGTTGTATTATTGTTGCAACTGGATTGACAATAGTTGATGTTTTCTTTAGAAACAAGTgagcatttatttttaaaaagtttaaaataaaattttttgaaaaaatcaaaatttcggtagaatattaatattaatacattatatgaaaaatgcaTTGGCACGATCGTAATCATAAAATCATGATGGAAATAATTTCAGCATGTTACGTCATTTATTGCTGGAGATATTCGGCAATAAATGATGTAACATGCCGAATATGAgcaaaattgattaatttatcatGATCACGTAAGGCTACTAGGAATATAACCACTTCGTTATTCAATAATGATTATTGTCATGTGCCACTGCATCGTATAATGACATTCAATCATTCAACATCTTTCCATATTAACTTCGTGATTACGTGCCTAATAAGTATAACTATGTAATAATAAGCCAATTTTGAATTTCACGAaacgaaattttttgttatcacTCATGTCACACTATCTTTGTCATTCTTTTTTAAGGAGGTCGGCGTTATTTTGgcgtaataatattttcattatttttatcacgagcttttatatattaatatctttttattgatCATCTACTACATGCAGGATTACAAGATAAAGGTAATAATAAAGAGATTTATAAATTGGATGAATGGGCAATAATTGTTGTTTcactcataaaaaaaaatgaactgcCAGAATcgtattaaaaattctttttatattaatatgaaGTCACCGTGGAAAagataataagatttttattgattttcttcTTCGAAGATCAAATGTGTCACAATGAACtttaataaaggaaataaagGGAAAAATGTATAGCTTATGAGAAATAACTAGCTTATTATCGTacttaatttagtaaaatatggAATTATATAcggtataaaatatatatatgtatacaagtaagtataaattataattccgtactaatatctaaaatatctaaattaatttaatttaaacctCCGAAATTATATACCAGATGGAACAAGTAAGATCACATGATTAATCTGACCGAATCTATGACTTCGGTccgataataaattattaaattctttagtaGCCGATCGATTCCCCCCTTTTTTCGCTTCTAGGGATAAGTTGTGATCCGAAAGTTTATATAAACGAATACAAATAAgagaaataattaaagtttttaaaaaattactaattttatttatttatttatttttttaagaatattctATAGGCAAACCGGAAGATTTACTTTTATGGTAAACTATTCCATGAAGGAACAATCATTTAGAAAAAGATTCGAacgaataaaagaaaaaaagatatatcgACCTTACTTTTcccatttatatatttaaatatttttatccaTCCTTCTTGCAGTCTTGCTTAATATCACCATGAATCTCCAACTACTAAatcctaaataaaatataaaatccctttaagaaacttttatttgatatttttgttgtTACATTGTAATTTCTAGAACTGTATTATTCTTTGAATCATTTCCATTATCGTGAGAATTAATTTtgtgtaaaatattaatacaactTCACCCTTGTTTAGAACTTTTTAATGATGTTACTTCAAATGTAAATGTAAAcaaaacatttataatttagaaaaaaacatGAAAGATTAAACACACCCCttaacttaaattatattaaagtatcatatatttctttatgGCTACGTAATGCCACTACCAGTAGCGTATGAACATGGGTTGATCTaccattataaattaattctattgttgttacaaaattcaa
The Rhizophagus irregularis chromosome 19, complete sequence DNA segment above includes these coding regions:
- a CDS encoding uncharacterized protein (SECRETED:cutsite_TNS-GA; SECRETED:prob_0.7615); SECRETED:SignalP(1-25) encodes the protein MVIKIVVNLMSCLLILFLPDLPTNSGAFHCLNIEGAFKIYPKAPQTAVSTVIYSTAKLDDVRLPFYKVLTDILQAL